From Granulicella sp. WH15, the proteins below share one genomic window:
- the rpmH gene encoding 50S ribosomal protein L34, whose translation MPKRTFQPNRRHRAKTHGFLTRMKTKAGAAVLSRRRAKGRHKIAVSAGYRD comes from the coding sequence ATGCCCAAGCGTACCTTTCAGCCCAACCGCCGCCACCGCGCCAAGACCCACGGCTTTCTTACCCGCATGAAGACCAAGGCCGGCGCTGCCGTTCTGAGCCGCCGCCGCGCCAAGGGTCGTCACAAGATCGCCGTCTCGGCTGGCTACCGCGACTAG